One genomic segment of Rhizobium viscosum includes these proteins:
- a CDS encoding LuxR family transcriptional regulator — MASLPQNSVEDAYVQEVAGLKTQFDIFRFMKRVTEVYRSRAFMVLNLPPITSFDLQANTIITSWPAELLSIYDQEGLMVNSPVLRRLRTSTLPFLHDTSRANWVRDDGKTGVVATLFERFKMMRGAYFPTHEPSGARGAVSFAGDREPFTSVEMRELSYIAIHVFDRLAEIRNLDTRITDTLTDREIDCLNWTAAGKTSAEIAEILDLSEHTVNHYLNRATKKLDTVNRTQAVAKALRIGLIK, encoded by the coding sequence ATGGCAAGCTTACCGCAAAATTCGGTGGAAGACGCCTACGTCCAGGAGGTCGCCGGTCTAAAGACGCAGTTCGACATTTTCCGTTTCATGAAGCGGGTGACGGAGGTCTATCGAAGCCGGGCATTCATGGTTTTGAACCTGCCGCCGATTACCTCCTTCGATCTTCAGGCCAATACGATTATCACCAGTTGGCCCGCTGAACTGCTGTCCATATACGATCAGGAAGGACTGATGGTGAACAGCCCTGTCCTGCGGCGACTGCGCACGTCGACCCTGCCTTTCTTGCACGATACGTCGCGCGCCAACTGGGTGCGCGACGACGGCAAGACTGGTGTCGTTGCAACCCTTTTCGAGCGCTTCAAGATGATGCGCGGCGCCTATTTTCCGACGCATGAACCATCTGGCGCGCGCGGTGCAGTCTCCTTCGCCGGTGATCGCGAGCCTTTCACCTCCGTAGAGATGCGTGAACTCAGCTACATCGCGATCCATGTCTTCGATCGCCTGGCTGAGATCCGCAATCTCGATACGCGCATCACCGATACGCTGACGGACCGCGAGATCGATTGCCTCAACTGGACTGCCGCCGGCAAGACCAGTGCCGAGATCGCCGAAATTCTCGATCTCTCTGAACACACGGTCAATCACTATCTGAACCGCGCAACGAAGAAGCTGGATACCGTCAACCGTACCCAGGCCGTTGCCAAGGCGCTGCGCATTGGCCTCATCAAGTAA
- a CDS encoding IclR family transcriptional regulator: MAQANDKDTSRNIGTSRDTGTLGKLMVLLDLVTHVDAPLRFTDILALANQPRGTLHRQLSHLVEEGLLELDVEGRYAPGLRLLDFASRSWARNEFRLIAAPHLAALHRQTGETVHLGVLRGSSIIYLDKVEGHQPVRMYSQIGNASPCYCTGVGKAALSVLPSDKIDEMLPGLHFNRFTPATHMNAESLLAEIGEIAAAGHAFDREEHEAGICCVAAPIWSDDRSFIGGISVTGPAYRLSMELLQGWAVPVQAAARKIMDEMRIRLGPRR, from the coding sequence ATGGCGCAGGCGAATGACAAAGACACATCGCGTAACATCGGTACGTCGCGCGACACTGGCACGCTCGGCAAGCTGATGGTGCTGCTCGATCTCGTCACGCATGTCGATGCACCGTTGCGTTTCACCGACATTCTCGCGCTTGCCAACCAGCCGCGTGGTACACTGCACCGGCAGCTTAGCCATCTGGTCGAGGAAGGGCTCCTCGAACTTGACGTCGAAGGCCGTTATGCGCCGGGCCTCCGGCTGCTCGACTTTGCCTCGCGAAGCTGGGCGCGCAACGAATTTCGCCTGATTGCCGCGCCGCATCTCGCCGCCCTTCATCGGCAAACGGGCGAGACAGTCCATCTCGGCGTGCTGCGCGGTTCGTCCATCATCTATCTCGACAAGGTCGAGGGACACCAGCCGGTCCGCATGTATTCACAGATTGGCAATGCCTCGCCCTGCTATTGCACCGGTGTCGGCAAGGCCGCCCTCTCGGTGCTGCCGTCGGATAAAATCGATGAAATGCTTCCTGGTCTGCATTTCAACCGCTTCACCCCGGCGACGCATATGAATGCTGAAAGCCTGTTGGCGGAGATCGGCGAAATCGCCGCTGCCGGTCATGCTTTCGATCGCGAGGAGCACGAGGCAGGTATTTGCTGTGTCGCCGCCCCCATCTGGTCGGATGACCGCTCCTTCATCGGCGGGATCTCCGTCACTGGTCCCGCTTATCGGCTGTCAATGGAACTTCTGCAGGGATGGGCCGTTCCGGTTCAAGCGGCGGCACGGAAAATCATGGACGAAATGCGCATCCGCCTCGGGCCGAGGCGTTGA
- a CDS encoding SDR family NAD(P)-dependent oxidoreductase, whose translation MSAQFPEFRDCTVLVSGGGSGIGAALVEGFARQGAKVSFLDIAEAESRELAERLSRETAHPVSFYHTDLRDIDAIRRAVNEVVEKSGPIRVLVNNAAWDDRHEFDDVTEDYWDNNQAVNLRHVFFTSQAVAPSMRAAGGGAIINMSSIAFKLNMGVFPAYAAAKAAIVGLTKSMAGRLGPENIRVNCILPGMVVTERQMKLWLTEESIARSVQEQCLKTPLKPDAIVGPALFLASDCAAGMTAQSLIVDGGVL comes from the coding sequence ATGTCCGCACAATTCCCCGAATTCAGAGATTGCACGGTGCTGGTGAGCGGTGGCGGTTCCGGCATCGGCGCTGCCCTTGTCGAGGGTTTCGCGAGGCAGGGTGCTAAGGTTTCCTTTCTCGACATCGCCGAGGCAGAAAGCCGGGAATTGGCGGAACGGCTTTCCCGAGAGACTGCGCATCCTGTCAGCTTCTACCACACGGACCTGCGCGATATCGATGCCATCAGGCGCGCGGTGAACGAGGTTGTCGAAAAGTCCGGGCCGATCCGGGTGCTCGTCAACAATGCCGCGTGGGACGACCGACACGAATTCGACGATGTAACCGAGGACTATTGGGACAATAACCAGGCGGTCAATCTGCGCCATGTCTTCTTCACCTCGCAGGCGGTTGCCCCTTCGATGCGAGCAGCCGGCGGCGGAGCGATCATCAACATGTCGTCGATTGCCTTCAAGCTGAACATGGGCGTCTTTCCCGCCTATGCCGCCGCCAAGGCAGCAATCGTCGGCCTGACGAAGAGCATGGCCGGGAGACTTGGCCCCGAGAATATCCGCGTCAACTGCATTCTGCCCGGCATGGTGGTGACGGAGCGGCAGATGAAACTATGGCTGACGGAGGAAAGCATTGCCCGCTCCGTGCAGGAACAATGCCTGAAGACCCCATTGAAGCCGGACGCGATCGTCGGTCCGGCTCTGTTTCTTGCATCCGACTGTGCGGCCGGCATGACCGCGCAGTCCCTTATCGTCGATGGAGGCGTTCTCTGA
- a CDS encoding 2-dehydro-3-deoxygalactonokinase, which produces MVNPAYVAVDWGTSSFRLWLIDADGAVLAERRSGEGMTTAAKTGFSQVLEGHLAAVEAPDNLPVIVCGMAGARQGWVEAGYIDVPASLSSILSGAVSVPGESRDVRILPGLAQRDAATPDVMRGEETQLLGALGPDSQGTQAVCMPGTHSKWVHVKEGKVTGFSTFMTGELFDTITKHTILMHAVAGAEGQPADAAAFEAAVAAAFQRPALASNLIFTARSGQLLHGISAAAAQAKLSGTLIGLEIAGALQDAGKDTAITLVASGRLQALYEQAFRTLSLSFTAIDADAAVRGGLSAAAQAIWPN; this is translated from the coding sequence ATGGTAAATCCCGCTTATGTCGCGGTGGACTGGGGCACCAGCAGCTTCCGGCTCTGGCTTATTGATGCCGATGGGGCTGTTCTTGCCGAACGCCGCAGCGGCGAAGGCATGACCACCGCCGCCAAGACCGGTTTTTCTCAGGTTCTTGAAGGGCATCTCGCAGCCGTCGAAGCGCCTGACAACCTGCCGGTCATCGTCTGCGGCATGGCGGGCGCGCGGCAGGGCTGGGTAGAGGCGGGTTATATCGACGTGCCAGCTTCGCTTTCCTCGATTCTATCGGGTGCGGTCTCTGTGCCTGGCGAAAGCCGTGACGTACGCATACTGCCGGGCCTTGCCCAGCGCGATGCGGCGACGCCGGATGTCATGCGCGGCGAGGAAACGCAGCTTCTCGGGGCGCTGGGGCCTGACAGTCAGGGTACACAGGCCGTCTGCATGCCGGGCACGCATTCCAAGTGGGTGCATGTCAAGGAGGGCAAGGTCACCGGCTTTTCCACTTTCATGACCGGAGAGCTCTTCGACACCATCACCAAACATACGATCCTCATGCATGCCGTTGCCGGCGCCGAGGGCCAGCCGGCCGATGCCGCGGCCTTCGAAGCGGCGGTTGCAGCCGCCTTCCAGCGGCCGGCGCTCGCGTCGAACCTGATTTTCACCGCCCGCTCCGGCCAGCTTCTGCACGGTATTTCGGCTGCCGCTGCCCAAGCCAAGCTCTCGGGTACGCTGATCGGCCTCGAAATCGCCGGCGCGCTGCAGGATGCCGGAAAGGATACGGCCATTACGCTCGTCGCCTCCGGGCGCCTGCAGGCGCTCTACGAGCAGGCCTTCCGCACGCTCTCCCTTTCCTTCACCGCCATCGACGCCGATGCCGCCGTTCGCGGCGGGCTTTCGGCCGCTGCCCAAGCCATCTGGCCGAACTGA
- a CDS encoding 2-dehydro-3-deoxy-6-phosphogalactonate aldolase has product MNRIPFPDMKRPLIAILRGIKPEETEAVVGALIENGLTAIEIPLNSPEPFKSIEIAAKMAPADVLIGAGTVLTTGAVDSLHAAGGKLLVTPNVEPDVIIRARDYGMVTMPGVFTPTEALQAARAGATGLKFFPASVLGPSGITAIRAILPPELVIAAVGGVSDKNFSDYTKAGIFAFGLGTSIYKPGMTEAEVAERAKATILAYDAAIGA; this is encoded by the coding sequence ATGAACCGTATCCCCTTCCCCGACATGAAGCGTCCGCTGATTGCCATTCTACGTGGCATCAAGCCGGAGGAAACCGAAGCCGTGGTCGGCGCGCTGATCGAAAACGGCCTGACGGCGATTGAGATCCCGCTGAATTCGCCGGAGCCCTTCAAGTCCATCGAGATCGCCGCCAAGATGGCGCCGGCAGATGTGCTGATAGGCGCCGGCACCGTGCTGACCACCGGAGCCGTCGACAGCCTGCATGCGGCCGGCGGCAAGCTGCTGGTGACACCGAATGTCGAGCCCGACGTCATCATCCGCGCCCGCGACTATGGCATGGTAACTATGCCCGGCGTCTTCACGCCCACGGAAGCGTTGCAGGCAGCGCGCGCGGGTGCGACCGGCCTCAAGTTCTTCCCCGCCAGCGTTCTGGGGCCGTCAGGCATCACCGCAATCCGCGCCATCCTGCCGCCGGAACTGGTCATTGCGGCGGTCGGTGGTGTGTCGGACAAGAACTTCTCCGATTACACCAAGGCCGGCATTTTCGCCTTCGGTCTCGGGACCAGCATTTACAAGCCTGGAATGACCGAGGCAGAGGTTGCCGAGCGCGCCAAGGCAACCATCTTAGCCTATGACGCAGCCATAGGAGCATAG
- a CDS encoding SMP-30/gluconolactonase/LRE family protein, whose protein sequence is MTDIYEFEGKTLCNTNSVLGEGPTYDPDTNAVWWFNILGKELHELNLSTEEKKVHPLPVMASVLARIDSNRQLLATEEGLFVRDIASGKLTFYAALENDKPENRSNDGRTHPSGALWISTMSKRAENQAGAIYHVAAGKVTKIFSGISIPNSICFSPDGTIGYFTDTRISRLMRVMVDPHTGLPSGEPIVMVDSMDEPGGLDGSVCDADGYIWNARWGAGVVDRYSPDGLRIARYKVPAAQPSCPAFIGANADRLVVTTAWEGLDEDARSAQPSAGALLELGITVKGVFDPAYVI, encoded by the coding sequence ATGACTGATATTTATGAATTCGAGGGCAAAACACTTTGCAACACCAATTCGGTTCTCGGTGAAGGCCCCACTTATGACCCTGATACCAACGCCGTCTGGTGGTTCAACATTCTCGGCAAGGAACTTCACGAGCTCAATCTTTCGACGGAAGAGAAGAAGGTGCATCCGCTGCCTGTCATGGCGAGTGTACTCGCTCGTATCGATTCCAATCGTCAGTTGCTGGCGACCGAAGAAGGGCTTTTCGTGCGTGATATCGCGAGCGGCAAGCTGACCTTCTATGCGGCGCTGGAAAACGACAAGCCGGAAAACCGCTCCAACGACGGGCGCACGCATCCCTCAGGCGCGTTGTGGATCAGCACGATGAGCAAGCGCGCCGAAAACCAGGCCGGCGCGATCTATCATGTTGCCGCCGGCAAGGTGACGAAGATCTTCAGCGGTATCAGCATTCCGAACTCCATCTGCTTTTCGCCCGACGGTACGATCGGCTACTTCACTGATACCCGCATCAGCCGCCTGATGCGGGTTATGGTCGATCCGCATACCGGCCTTCCTTCGGGCGAACCGATCGTGATGGTCGACAGCATGGACGAACCCGGCGGGCTCGACGGTTCAGTCTGCGATGCCGACGGCTATATCTGGAACGCGCGCTGGGGTGCTGGCGTCGTCGACCGCTACAGCCCGGACGGCCTGCGCATCGCCCGCTACAAGGTGCCGGCCGCACAGCCTTCCTGCCCGGCCTTCATCGGTGCCAATGCCGACCGGCTTGTGGTGACGACGGCCTGGGAAGGGTTGGACGAGGATGCTCGCTCAGCCCAGCCGAGCGCAGGCGCGCTGCTCGAGCTCGGTATCACGGTGAAGGGTGTTTTCGATCCTGCCTATGTGATCTGA
- a CDS encoding PRC-barrel domain-containing protein → MTRKLLTTVAAGALFATAFAPAAFSQTAPQPANPAAPTQSAPADPAAPAPAEPVKPMEPAGDAAQAPAPAPATDTAQAGGDTYLTQQAPDQISANTYIGQSVYNANNESIGSVNDLIMKKDGGLVAAVIGVGGFLGIGEKNVAVPMEKVTVAQNTQDGSVKLTTTETAESLKAAPEFKTLAMQSAEKAPAATGTAMPTDNTATGSTTNK, encoded by the coding sequence ATGACACGCAAACTTCTGACGACCGTTGCCGCTGGCGCACTGTTTGCCACGGCTTTCGCACCGGCGGCATTTTCGCAGACGGCTCCACAGCCGGCGAACCCTGCTGCCCCGACGCAGTCTGCGCCCGCCGATCCGGCAGCTCCCGCACCGGCAGAGCCGGTCAAGCCGATGGAGCCTGCAGGTGATGCCGCCCAGGCTCCGGCCCCGGCACCGGCCACCGATACGGCTCAGGCAGGTGGCGACACCTATCTGACACAGCAGGCCCCTGACCAGATCAGCGCCAATACCTATATCGGCCAGTCGGTCTATAACGCCAACAATGAGAGCATCGGCAGCGTCAATGACCTGATCATGAAGAAGGACGGCGGCCTTGTTGCAGCCGTGATCGGTGTCGGCGGCTTCCTTGGCATCGGCGAAAAAAATGTCGCCGTTCCCATGGAGAAGGTTACCGTTGCCCAGAATACGCAGGACGGCTCCGTCAAGCTGACGACCACCGAAACTGCCGAATCCCTGAAGGCAGCTCCGGAATTCAAGACGCTGGCCATGCAGTCAGCTGAAAAGGCTCCGGCAGCAACCGGCACGGCCATGCCGACGGATAACACCGCAACAGGGTCCACGACCAACAAGTAA
- a CDS encoding putative bifunctional diguanylate cyclase/phosphodiesterase, whose translation MMVSAEIPFMAVSQNELQTMAYTDPLTGLGNRNRMRDKVIQISSERASDPAPFTIGIANLDSFKPINDLFGSAAGDEILCQVAHRLKACIPDGALVTRHDGDEFAFVLPLIFERASAEKFGQMIREVLSAPYDLGDRNVRLSASFGFAIYPFAGEDCEELLKSAETALYRSKRRGRGQITVYSREIAQEMKRATQLEQALRNAIISDAIDVHFQPIVSLANNQVVGFEALARWNDPDLGFVSPGVFVPLAEERGFIDALSEALLRKAAEAALSWPRELFLSFNLSSAQLMDPGTSSSILSILGRVGFDPHRLELEITETAVMSSADTAHRIIADLRAAGVRISLDDFGTGQSSLGRLRDFIFDKIKIDRAFVSRINSDRASEHIIKAILAMCEGLELEVVAEGIEDYSEAVKLRMLGCGMGQGYHFGRPADGIATLRFLHENYYHDTSAQERVSA comes from the coding sequence GTGATGGTGTCGGCGGAAATACCATTCATGGCTGTGAGTCAAAACGAACTCCAGACGATGGCCTATACCGATCCGCTGACCGGATTGGGAAACCGCAATCGCATGCGGGACAAGGTGATACAGATTTCCTCCGAGCGGGCGAGCGATCCCGCGCCTTTCACCATCGGCATCGCCAATCTCGACAGCTTCAAGCCGATCAACGATCTCTTCGGTTCTGCCGCCGGTGACGAAATCCTGTGTCAGGTCGCTCATCGCCTGAAAGCCTGCATTCCGGATGGTGCGCTGGTGACCCGTCATGACGGCGACGAGTTCGCCTTCGTCCTGCCGCTGATCTTCGAGCGCGCCAGTGCCGAAAAGTTCGGCCAGATGATCCGTGAGGTGCTCTCGGCCCCCTACGATCTCGGCGACCGCAACGTGCGCCTTTCCGCCTCCTTCGGCTTTGCGATCTATCCGTTTGCCGGCGAGGACTGCGAGGAACTGCTGAAGAGTGCCGAAACCGCACTCTATCGTTCCAAGCGCCGTGGCCGCGGGCAGATCACCGTCTATTCGCGCGAGATCGCGCAGGAGATGAAACGGGCGACCCAGCTCGAACAGGCGCTTCGAAACGCCATCATCTCCGATGCGATCGACGTGCATTTCCAGCCGATCGTCTCGCTCGCCAACAATCAGGTGGTGGGTTTCGAGGCACTTGCCCGCTGGAACGATCCCGATCTCGGCTTCGTCTCGCCCGGCGTCTTCGTCCCGCTCGCCGAGGAGCGCGGTTTCATCGACGCACTCTCGGAAGCGCTGCTGCGCAAGGCTGCCGAAGCGGCACTCTCCTGGCCGCGCGAACTCTTCCTGTCCTTCAATCTGTCTTCGGCCCAGCTCATGGATCCGGGCACGAGCAGCAGCATCCTGTCGATCCTCGGCCGAGTCGGCTTCGACCCGCATCGTCTGGAGCTCGAGATCACCGAGACAGCTGTCATGAGCTCTGCCGATACGGCGCACCGGATCATTGCCGATCTGAGAGCTGCGGGCGTGCGAATCTCGCTTGACGATTTCGGTACCGGCCAGTCGAGCCTCGGGCGCCTGCGCGATTTCATCTTCGACAAGATCAAGATCGACCGCGCCTTCGTCTCGCGCATCAATTCCGACCGCGCCTCCGAGCACATCATCAAGGCGATTCTTGCCATGTGCGAAGGCCTCGAACTCGAGGTCGTGGCCGAGGGCATCGAGGATTATTCTGAAGCGGTCAAGCTGCGCATGCTCGGCTGCGGCATGGGGCAGGGCTATCATTTCGGCCGGCCGGCCGATGGCATCGCAACGCTGCGCTTCCTGCACGAGAACTATTATCACGATACAAGCGCACAGGAGCGCGTCAGCGCATAG